Proteins from one Chitinophaga oryzae genomic window:
- a CDS encoding 3-ketoacyl-ACP reductase, whose translation MESLQGKKVLITGGGKGIGRAVAVALAQEGADIALIGRSEAPLQEVVAALAGTGVKAAYAIADVGVMEEVDKAVASLTQQLGSIDILINNAGIAAFGGFMELTPAQWEDIIRVNLLGVYYVTRAVLPAMIDRKSGDIINISSTAGQRGAPLTSAYSASKFGLLGLTESLMLEVRKHNIRVSALTPSTIATDMAKELNLTDGNPEKVLQPEDLAELIVAQLKMNRRVLLKTASIWSTNP comes from the coding sequence ATGGAATCATTACAAGGAAAAAAGGTGCTGATCACCGGTGGCGGCAAAGGTATCGGCCGTGCTGTAGCGGTGGCGCTGGCACAGGAAGGGGCAGACATTGCTTTAATAGGACGTAGCGAAGCACCGTTACAGGAAGTTGTTGCCGCTCTTGCCGGTACCGGCGTAAAGGCGGCCTATGCCATTGCTGACGTGGGCGTCATGGAAGAAGTTGACAAAGCAGTGGCCAGTCTCACGCAACAACTGGGCAGCATCGACATCCTGATCAACAACGCCGGCATCGCGGCTTTCGGCGGTTTCATGGAGCTCACGCCTGCACAGTGGGAAGACATTATCCGGGTGAACCTGCTCGGTGTGTACTACGTTACCCGTGCGGTATTACCTGCTATGATCGACCGTAAATCCGGTGATATCATCAACATATCTTCTACTGCCGGTCAACGCGGCGCTCCGCTTACCAGCGCTTACAGCGCCTCCAAGTTCGGGTTGCTCGGCCTCACTGAATCGCTGATGCTGGAAGTGAGAAAACACAATATCCGCGTGAGCGCGCTGACGCCCAGTACCATTGCAACGGACATGGCCAAAGAGCTGAACCTGACAGATGGCAACCCGGAGAAGGTATTGCAGCCGGAAGATCTTGCGGAGCTGATTGTAGCCCAATTGAAAATGAACAGAAGGGTGTTGCTGAAAACAGCGTCTATCTGGTCTACCAACCCTTGA
- a CDS encoding aldose 1-epimerase family protein — translation MITISNDQLTVSLAAAGAELQHIIRKDNGLEYLWGGDPAIWGKKSPVLFPIVGGLKDNTYTYNGNNYTLGRHGFAREQVFEVLTQSATEVVFRLTDNDATRAVYPFRFDFRVGYSLAGDTLKVTYHVQNTDSKVLLFSVGGHPAFNVPLVAGTDYEDYFLTFNKTETTGRYPLSPGGQIELQSVPLLGHTQHLPLKKSLFLEDALVFKELASDTISINSGKTPHGLSVTFGGFPFMGIWAAKNADFVCIEPWCGIADNVAATGELAEKEGINQLAPGAAFERTWTATFF, via the coding sequence ATGATAACTATTTCCAACGATCAGCTGACGGTGTCGCTGGCTGCCGCCGGCGCTGAACTGCAACATATTATCCGCAAAGACAACGGACTGGAATACCTATGGGGCGGCGATCCTGCCATATGGGGCAAAAAAAGCCCGGTATTGTTTCCGATAGTAGGCGGATTAAAAGATAATACTTACACCTATAACGGCAACAACTACACGCTGGGAAGACATGGATTCGCCCGTGAACAGGTGTTTGAAGTACTGACACAATCCGCTACGGAAGTGGTCTTCAGGTTGACAGACAACGACGCTACCAGGGCCGTATACCCGTTCCGGTTCGATTTCCGCGTTGGCTACTCCCTGGCAGGCGATACCCTGAAAGTGACCTACCACGTACAAAATACGGACAGTAAAGTGTTACTGTTCTCGGTAGGCGGCCACCCGGCGTTTAATGTACCGCTCGTAGCCGGTACTGATTATGAAGATTACTTCCTCACATTCAATAAAACCGAAACCACAGGCCGCTATCCGCTGTCTCCCGGCGGACAGATAGAGCTGCAATCCGTCCCCCTGCTGGGCCATACACAGCACCTGCCCCTGAAAAAATCATTGTTCCTCGAAGACGCGCTCGTCTTCAAAGAGCTGGCCTCCGACACCATCAGCATCAACAGCGGTAAAACACCGCACGGCCTCAGCGTGACCTTCGGCGGATTTCCCTTTATGGGCATCTGGGCCGCGAAAAACGCAGATTTCGTATGTATAGAGCCGTGGTGCGGTATCGCAGACAATGTAGCCGCTACCGGGGAACTGGCGGAGAAAGAAGGCATCAATCAGCTGGCCCCGGGCGCCGCTTTCGAACGTACCTGGACTGCCACCTTTTTTTAA